A part of Podarcis muralis chromosome 13, rPodMur119.hap1.1, whole genome shotgun sequence genomic DNA contains:
- the VPS25 gene encoding vacuolar protein-sorting-associated protein 25 yields the protein MRIAATTTTAKYERLPQPGNPPRRKRAHGSRGPRSSMGARGGELRPGFCPEPLCGARGARGEPLRDGPRVGAGRRKRCSAPEAMMSFEWPWQYSFPPFFTLQPNVDTRQKQLTAWCSLALSYCRLNKLYTMTVAEAQESPLFNNWKLQRKLPLESIIVVLEELRKKGNLEWLDKNKSSFLIMWRRPEEWGKLIYQWVSKNGLTNSVFTLYELSNGDDTENEEFHGLEESMLLRALQALQQEHKAEIITLDDGRGVKFF from the exons ATGCGGATagcggcaacaacaacaacagcaaaatacgAGCGGCTGCCACAGCCCGGCAACCCTCCGCGGCGGAAGAGGGCGCACGGCTCTCGCGGGCCGCGTAGCTCTATGGGCGCGCGAGGCGGGGAACTTCGCCCAGGCTTCTGCCCGGAACCTTTGTGTGGCGCTCGCGGGGCGCGGGGGGAGCCTCTTCGGGACGGACCGAGAGTTGGCGCTGGGAGACGGAAGCGCTGCTCCGCCCCAGAGGCGATGATGAGTTTCGAGTGGCCCTGGCAGTACAGTTTCCCGCCCTTCTTCAC GTTGCAGCCCAATGTGGACACGAGGCAGAAGCAGCTGACGGCTTGGTGTTCCTTAGCGCTTTCCTACTGCCGCCTCAACAAGCTCTACACCATGACTGTCGCAGAGGCGCAGGAGAGCCCACTGTTCAACAACTGGAAACTGCAGC GAAAGCTCCCATTGGAATCCATCATTGTGGTGTTAGAAGAACTCAGGAAAAAAG GGAATCTTGAATGGCTTGACAAGAACAAATCTAGCTTTCTGATCATGTGGCGGCGTCCGGAAGAATGGGGCAAGCTCATCTACCAGTGG GTGTCAAAGAATGGGTTGACCAACTCAGTTTTCACGTTGTATGAGCTGTCCAATGGCGATGACACAGAGAATGAAG AGTTCCATGGCTTGGAAGAATCCATGCTTCTCCGTGCTCTGCAAGCTCTGCAACAGGAACACAAGGCAGAAATCATCACCCTGGATGACGGGCGGGGCGTCAAGTTCTTCTAA